TCGGCGCCGGCGGCGATGACGTCGCGCACTTCTTCGCCCAGGCGGGCGAAGTCGGCGGACAGGATGGAGGGGGCGATGCGGTAGGTGCGGCTCATGCGCCAAATTGTCGCAGCCCCGCCGCCTACGCGCCGCGCATGGCGATTGGCGCCCTGGCAGCGCCCGGCATTGCCTTTACCATCGCGCGATGCCTCAGTACCAGTTCCAGGCCGAAGTGCAGCCCGAGTACCTGCCCGAGCAGTCCGCGCCCGGGCGCGGCATCCACAGCTTCGCCTACACCATCACCGTCACCAACACCGGCAGCGTGACCGCACAGTTGATCGCGCGCCACTGGGTCATCGTGGACGCGGGCGGGCACGTCGAGGAGGTCAAGGGCCTGGGCGTGGTCGGCCAGCAGCCG
This portion of the Melaminivora jejuensis genome encodes:
- the apaG gene encoding Co2+/Mg2+ efflux protein ApaG; protein product: MPQYQFQAEVQPEYLPEQSAPGRGIHSFAYTITVTNTGSVTAQLIARHWVIVDAGGHVEEVKGLGVVGQQPLLRPGESFRYTSGCRLRTASGTMHGSFFCVAEDGERFECPVALFVLEADGPAGGNPGAPTHRVLH